In the genome of Taurinivorans muris, one region contains:
- the rfaD gene encoding ADP-glyceromanno-heptose 6-epimerase yields MYIVTGGAGMIGSAAVWALNRKGVEDILIVDNLASSEKWKNLVCLRYADYMHRDEFLQKIKADEIKNVQGIVHMGACSSTTEKDADFLMRNNFHYTREVFLFARRCGVHMVNASSAATYGGGELGFSTDLETVKKLRPLNMYGYSKHLFDLWCIKNNCLDNVANLKFFNVYGPNEYHKDNMRSVACKAFEAINEKGYLQLFSSDNPQYPHGGQQRDFVYIKDCANVILWFLENRHGGIFNVGTGQARTWNSLANAVFAAMEKPLRVKYVPMPEQLRGKYQYFTQADMGWLSAYRYPYAFTSLEEGVKDYVQQYLLTDNPYLSAL; encoded by the coding sequence ATGTATATAGTGACAGGTGGAGCGGGAATGATCGGCAGCGCCGCTGTTTGGGCTTTGAACCGAAAGGGCGTCGAAGATATTTTAATTGTTGATAATTTGGCAAGCAGCGAAAAATGGAAAAATCTCGTCTGTCTCAGATATGCCGATTATATGCACCGGGACGAATTTTTGCAAAAAATCAAGGCTGACGAGATAAAGAACGTGCAGGGCATCGTGCATATGGGGGCTTGTTCCTCAACCACCGAAAAAGATGCGGACTTCCTTATGCGCAACAATTTCCATTACACGCGCGAAGTTTTTCTTTTCGCCCGAAGGTGCGGCGTGCATATGGTCAATGCCAGCAGCGCCGCAACCTATGGCGGCGGCGAGCTCGGCTTTTCCACTGATTTGGAAACGGTCAAAAAACTCAGACCTCTCAATATGTACGGGTATTCCAAGCACTTGTTCGATTTATGGTGTATCAAAAACAATTGCCTTGACAATGTCGCCAATTTGAAATTTTTCAATGTTTACGGTCCTAACGAATACCATAAGGACAATATGCGGAGCGTTGCGTGCAAAGCCTTTGAAGCCATCAATGAAAAAGGATACCTGCAGCTGTTCAGTTCTGACAATCCGCAGTATCCGCACGGCGGGCAGCAGCGCGATTTCGTCTATATCAAAGACTGCGCAAACGTGATTCTTTGGTTTTTGGAAAATCGGCACGGCGGAATTTTTAACGTGGGCACAGGGCAGGCGCGCACATGGAACAGCCTCGCCAACGCGGTTTTCGCCGCAATGGAAAAACCCTTGCGGGTAAAATATGTTCCCATGCCCGAACAATTGCGCGGCAAGTACCAATATTTCACCCAGGCTGATATGGGCTGGCTTTCCGCTTACCGTTACCCTTATGCTTTCACCTCTTTGGAAGAGGGGGTGAAGGATTATGTTCAGCAATACCTTTTAACTGACAATCCCTATTTGTCAGCTCTATAA
- a CDS encoding YkgJ family cysteine cluster protein produces the protein MSSSCVNCGACCRKGGPALHTKDAYLFEENILQIQDVVTIRAGELVRDDMKNRLVPLPAELVKLAPAKNARPDDWTCRFLTSNNRCFLHGKHPAECRAFYCKEPEALMQLSNEPRLEREKICEIINAPGYWTELIKTHEEAVGYEELGPWALKIDEDSDARQKFLEKVEFDRSFRELVVEKKAAPEEALPFLFGRPLLQTMIMFKLEARPVENGFNIVKMPD, from the coding sequence ATGAGTAGTAGCTGTGTGAATTGCGGCGCGTGCTGCAGAAAGGGCGGACCAGCCCTGCATACGAAAGACGCTTATTTGTTTGAAGAAAATATTTTGCAGATTCAGGATGTCGTAACCATTCGGGCGGGTGAACTCGTGCGGGATGACATGAAAAACAGGCTTGTGCCTTTGCCTGCCGAACTTGTGAAGCTTGCGCCCGCAAAAAACGCCCGTCCCGATGATTGGACCTGCCGTTTTTTGACAAGTAACAACCGCTGTTTTTTGCATGGCAAACACCCCGCCGAATGCCGGGCTTTTTACTGCAAAGAACCGGAAGCCCTTATGCAGCTCAGCAACGAACCGCGCCTTGAGCGGGAAAAAATCTGCGAGATTATCAATGCTCCGGGATATTGGACGGAGCTTATCAAAACCCATGAAGAGGCCGTGGGATATGAAGAGCTCGGACCATGGGCATTGAAAATTGACGAAGACAGCGATGCAAGACAAAAATTTCTTGAAAAAGTTGAATTCGATCGTTCTTTCCGTGAGCTGGTCGTGGAGAAAAAAGCCGCGCCGGAAGAGGCTTTACCTTTTCTTTTCGGGCGTCCTTTGCTGCAAACCATGATCATGTTCAAGCTTGAGGCAAGACCGGTTGAAAACGGTTTCAATATTGTAAAAATGCCGGATTAG
- the acpS gene encoding holo-ACP synthase — MIIGIGTDIVVIERIEKNIARFGSAFLQKILTPAELAQMPVKNAKRQAEWTAARFACKEACVKALGTGFSEGIAPAHIQILRDEGKAPVLTLLAKAKEKADSLGVTRCFVSYSHEKNHTAVAFVVLTQQ; from the coding sequence ATGATAATCGGAATAGGCACAGATATTGTCGTCATTGAACGGATAGAAAAAAATATCGCCCGCTTCGGCTCCGCTTTTCTGCAAAAAATCCTCACCCCTGCGGAACTTGCCCAAATGCCAGTAAAAAACGCCAAACGCCAAGCCGAATGGACGGCGGCGCGTTTCGCCTGCAAAGAAGCTTGCGTCAAAGCGCTCGGCACCGGGTTCAGCGAAGGGATAGCGCCCGCCCATATTCAGATTTTGCGTGATGAGGGAAAAGCCCCCGTTCTCACGCTGCTTGCCAAGGCGAAAGAAAAAGCGGACAGTTTGGGCGTGACCCGCTGCTTCGTATCCTATTCCCATGAAAAAAATCATACGGCAGTCGCTTTTGTGGTCTTGACGCAGCAATGA
- a CDS encoding lactate utilization protein: MPTAENQASLVEVYKEKATATACQVAEFSSFEEAIPHLLSIMDKKAPCELLYEEDVEKGPNGPNGCPTRVQKIIAAPEIGEYYEPLKKAFEEKGYKVIDSNLRHYTAGIDMGVAFAKKGIAQSGTCMINAYNEDTRLATMVCEFCVLVLKKSQIMPTVLSMADEIRSEMSGNPTNYLTFISGPSRTADIERVGAVGVHGPLEMHIVLLEG, encoded by the coding sequence ATGCCGACTGCTGAAAATCAAGCAAGCCTTGTTGAGGTTTATAAAGAAAAAGCGACTGCGACTGCCTGCCAGGTTGCGGAGTTTTCCTCTTTTGAAGAAGCTATTCCCCATCTTTTGTCCATCATGGACAAAAAAGCTCCCTGCGAACTTTTATATGAGGAAGATGTGGAAAAAGGCCCGAACGGTCCGAACGGCTGCCCCACCAGAGTCCAAAAAATCATTGCCGCACCTGAAATCGGTGAATATTACGAACCGTTGAAAAAGGCTTTTGAAGAAAAAGGCTATAAAGTGATTGACAGCAATCTCCGCCATTATACGGCAGGTATTGACATGGGCGTTGCTTTCGCCAAAAAAGGCATAGCCCAAAGCGGAACATGCATGATCAATGCCTATAATGAAGATACGCGCCTTGCGACCATGGTTTGCGAATTTTGCGTCCTTGTTTTGAAAAAATCACAAATCATGCCCACCGTGCTTTCCATGGCTGATGAAATCCGCAGTGAAATGAGCGGAAATCCCACAAATTACTTAACCTTTATTTCCGGTCCGAGCCGTACTGCGGATATTGAACGCGTCGGCGCCGTCGGCGTCCACGGTCCGTTGGAAATGCACATCGTTTTGTTGGAGGGATAA
- the ldhH gene encoding L-lactate dehydrogenase (quinone) large subunit LdhH: MKDNVKTSKDYKQELEEALNDQFLRRTLDKFAVDYRISREAVFSEIDGKDIIKKVADAKDDACQHMEELYAKFKEEAEKRGVIVHRAKDAKEANEIIAEIAKKHEAKKIIKSKSMTAEEIHLNHRLEKDECEVTETDLGEWLIQLRHEGPSHMVMPAIHLSRYQVADDLSKVTGEKYDAEDIQRLVKVARVELRSKFIEGEIGISGANFCIAENGTFGIATNEGNARMVTTLPKVHIALAGLDKLIPDFETALTALTVLPRNATGQRITSYVTFINGAGECRIDDENKKELHVVFLDNGRTEIAKDPLFKQVFRCVRCGACANVCPVFRMVGGHKMGHIYIGAIGLILTYFFHGKDKAAILAQNCIGCESCKDICAGGIDLPRLITEIRNKTTKEAGQPMQIAFVGKIMQNRKLFHKLLKFARFSQKPVKTQDGFIRHLPDALFGKHQFKSLPALADKAFREIYAEHAYTLENPKMRIALFAGCAQDFIFPDHLVAFMKLMKAHNVQVDFPEEQTCCGLPLQMLALKEVAADIARQNVKAIDASKYDYIVTLCASCASHLSHNYKNFIGDECTEFSSKVKDFSSFMNDVVKLDPSLFNKSSEKVTLHIPCHQARSLGVIEQPRNLIAQVADYAPAKEEASCCGFGGTYSAKFPEISKELLGNKIRRIEETEAERIVTDCPGCTMQIRGGLHKKGSSVKVTHIAELLADNLKK; encoded by the coding sequence ATGAAAGACAACGTGAAAACCTCGAAAGATTATAAACAGGAACTGGAAGAAGCGCTCAACGACCAATTTTTAAGAAGAACGCTCGATAAATTCGCGGTAGACTACCGTATCAGCCGTGAAGCTGTTTTCAGCGAAATCGACGGTAAGGACATTATTAAAAAAGTTGCCGACGCGAAAGACGACGCCTGCCAGCACATGGAAGAATTATACGCCAAGTTCAAAGAAGAAGCGGAAAAACGCGGCGTTATCGTGCACCGTGCCAAAGACGCAAAAGAAGCCAATGAAATCATTGCGGAAATTGCGAAAAAGCACGAAGCGAAAAAAATCATCAAATCCAAGTCCATGACGGCGGAAGAAATCCATTTGAACCATAGGCTTGAAAAAGACGAATGCGAAGTCACGGAAACGGACCTTGGCGAATGGCTCATCCAGCTCCGCCATGAAGGACCTTCCCATATGGTCATGCCCGCAATCCACCTGTCCCGTTATCAGGTTGCCGACGATTTAAGCAAAGTTACCGGCGAAAAATACGATGCGGAAGATATTCAGCGCCTTGTCAAAGTCGCCCGTGTGGAACTCAGAAGCAAATTCATCGAAGGCGAAATAGGCATTTCCGGAGCGAACTTCTGTATTGCGGAAAACGGCACGTTCGGCATCGCCACCAACGAAGGCAACGCCAGAATGGTCACCACCTTGCCTAAGGTGCATATCGCCTTGGCAGGGCTTGACAAACTTATTCCCGATTTTGAAACCGCTCTCACCGCTCTGACGGTTTTACCGAGAAACGCCACGGGTCAGCGCATAACTTCCTATGTCACCTTCATCAACGGTGCCGGAGAATGCAGAATTGACGATGAAAACAAAAAAGAACTGCACGTCGTCTTTTTGGATAACGGCAGAACGGAAATTGCCAAGGACCCGCTTTTCAAACAAGTATTCCGCTGTGTGCGCTGCGGTGCCTGCGCAAACGTCTGCCCCGTGTTCAGAATGGTCGGCGGCCATAAAATGGGACATATCTACATCGGCGCCATCGGTCTTATCCTTACCTATTTCTTCCACGGCAAAGATAAGGCTGCCATTTTGGCTCAAAACTGCATAGGCTGCGAATCCTGCAAGGATATTTGCGCCGGAGGCATTGATCTGCCGCGCCTTATCACCGAAATCCGCAACAAAACGACGAAGGAAGCGGGACAGCCCATGCAAATCGCTTTTGTGGGCAAAATCATGCAAAACAGAAAACTGTTCCACAAACTGTTGAAATTCGCCCGTTTCTCACAAAAACCGGTCAAAACCCAAGACGGCTTCATCCGTCACTTGCCTGACGCCCTTTTCGGCAAACATCAGTTTAAATCTTTGCCGGCGTTGGCGGATAAGGCTTTCCGTGAAATTTACGCCGAACACGCGTATACCTTGGAAAATCCGAAAATGCGCATCGCCCTTTTTGCCGGCTGTGCCCAAGACTTTATTTTCCCCGACCATTTGGTCGCTTTTATGAAACTCATGAAAGCCCATAACGTGCAAGTCGATTTTCCAGAAGAACAAACCTGCTGCGGGCTTCCTTTGCAAATGCTCGCGCTGAAAGAAGTCGCCGCGGACATCGCCCGTCAAAACGTAAAAGCCATCGACGCTTCAAAATACGATTATATCGTGACCCTTTGCGCAAGCTGTGCTTCCCATTTGAGCCACAATTACAAAAACTTCATCGGCGACGAATGCACGGAATTTTCTTCAAAAGTAAAAGATTTCTCTTCTTTTATGAATGATGTCGTAAAGCTTGACCCGAGTCTTTTCAACAAAAGTTCCGAAAAAGTGACCTTGCATATTCCCTGTCACCAAGCAAGAAGCCTTGGCGTTATAGAACAGCCGAGAAACCTTATCGCCCAAGTCGCCGACTATGCGCCGGCTAAGGAAGAAGCGAGCTGCTGCGGTTTCGGCGGCACATATTCCGCGAAATTCCCCGAAATTTCCAAAGAATTGCTCGGCAATAAAATCCGCCGTATCGAAGAAACGGAAGCGGAACGTATCGTTACGGACTGTCCCGGCTGTACCATGCAAATCCGGGGCGGTTTACATAAGAAAGGTAGCAGCGTGAAAGTAACGCATATCGCCGAACTTTTAGCTGATAATTTAAAAAAATAA
- a CDS encoding L-lactate permease: protein MSFGFYAVLAFIPILIALILMVGLRWPSTRAMPLAWLSAAVLAFAVWDLDVIRIAALSVQGFITAFGVLIIVFGALLIYYTLQASGAMETIQAGMQKITPDRRLQAIIIGFMFGAFIEGAAGFGTPAALAAPLLMGLGFPPLCAAIICLVFNSVPVTFGAVGTPVIQGFKPIQDIAFEVLKTIDPQAVPADVYNHIGQFVSVMHLPMLFLLPIGMLGFMTRFFGKNKSWKEGFAVWKYCIMASVCFGIPYIAISWTLGPEIPSLIGGLLGLGVLVYLTKKGICVPKDVWLFEDRTHWAADWSGTITAENVHEFKEHMSQVKAWMPYILCGLFLVLTRVPQFGLKSIITDPMFNLGLSNILGVEGVNSYIAVLNLPGTIPFILVSIITIFIHGMMKDDEIGSNKVSRAWGTAIAKMKAPTIALLSAVALVSIFRGTDATTVEALIYNGRGVSMPLAMAIEISRLTGDSWALLASYIGGLGAFITGSNTVSDLLFANFQWDVAETLGYNYWQSIYILAAQGVGGAMGNMICVHNVVSVCAVLGMIGHEGAIIRKTFWPFLVYGIPTGIIAFLLAM from the coding sequence ATGAGTTTCGGTTTTTATGCTGTTCTGGCATTTATTCCCATTCTTATTGCTCTTATTCTTATGGTTGGTCTGCGTTGGCCTTCAACCCGCGCAATGCCGCTTGCCTGGCTTTCCGCCGCTGTGCTGGCATTTGCGGTTTGGGATCTTGACGTGATCCGTATCGCGGCTTTGTCCGTTCAAGGTTTCATCACCGCTTTCGGCGTGCTTATCATCGTTTTCGGCGCTTTGCTTATCTACTATACATTGCAGGCGAGCGGAGCCATGGAAACAATTCAGGCAGGCATGCAGAAAATCACTCCGGACCGCCGTTTGCAAGCCATTATCATCGGCTTCATGTTCGGAGCATTCATTGAAGGCGCTGCCGGTTTCGGCACCCCTGCCGCTTTGGCGGCTCCATTGCTCATGGGCTTGGGCTTTCCTCCTCTTTGCGCCGCCATTATCTGCTTGGTTTTCAACAGCGTGCCTGTTACGTTCGGCGCTGTCGGCACCCCTGTCATTCAAGGCTTCAAACCCATTCAAGACATTGCGTTTGAAGTGCTGAAAACGATAGACCCGCAAGCTGTTCCTGCTGATGTTTATAACCACATCGGACAATTTGTTTCCGTTATGCACCTGCCAATGCTCTTCCTTCTCCCAATCGGCATGCTTGGGTTCATGACCCGCTTCTTCGGTAAGAACAAAAGCTGGAAAGAAGGCTTTGCCGTTTGGAAATACTGCATAATGGCTTCTGTTTGCTTCGGTATTCCTTACATCGCCATTTCTTGGACCTTGGGACCTGAAATTCCGTCTCTTATCGGCGGTCTTCTCGGTCTTGGCGTTTTGGTATACCTCACCAAGAAAGGCATATGCGTGCCTAAGGACGTTTGGCTTTTTGAAGACAGAACCCACTGGGCTGCCGACTGGTCCGGAACCATCACCGCTGAAAACGTGCATGAATTTAAGGAGCACATGAGCCAAGTCAAGGCTTGGATGCCTTATATCCTTTGCGGTTTATTCCTTGTTCTCACCCGCGTGCCTCAATTCGGCTTAAAATCCATTATCACCGACCCCATGTTCAACCTCGGATTGAGCAATATTCTGGGTGTTGAAGGCGTAAATTCCTATATTGCGGTTCTCAACCTTCCGGGAACCATTCCGTTTATCTTGGTTTCCATTATCACCATTTTCATCCACGGCATGATGAAAGATGATGAAATCGGCTCCAACAAGGTAAGCCGCGCTTGGGGAACAGCCATTGCCAAAATGAAAGCTCCGACCATCGCTTTGCTTTCCGCTGTCGCTCTTGTTTCCATTTTCCGCGGAACAGACGCAACCACGGTCGAAGCTTTGATATATAACGGACGCGGCGTTTCCATGCCTCTTGCCATGGCTATTGAAATTTCCAGACTTACCGGTGATTCTTGGGCATTGCTCGCTTCCTATATCGGCGGTTTGGGCGCATTCATCACAGGTTCAAACACCGTATCAGACCTTTTGTTTGCAAACTTCCAATGGGACGTTGCGGAAACCCTTGGCTATAATTACTGGCAAAGCATTTACATCTTAGCCGCTCAAGGCGTCGGCGGAGCCATGGGCAATATGATCTGCGTGCACAACGTCGTATCCGTATGCGCCGTGCTCGGCATGATCGGACACGAAGGCGCCATTATCCGCAAGACGTTCTGGCCTTTCCTCGTATACGGCATTCCTACCGGCATTATCGCTTTCTTGCTTGCCATGTAA
- a CDS encoding type II toxin-antitoxin system PemK/MazF family toxin — MLKQGDIIKVNFNPQKGHEQAGYRPAVIISNDFFNAKTNLAIVCPITNTDNKFPLHIPLQGKTKTTGVILCEHVKTLDLNARQYSFVEKLPKELLKQVIDIVFSEIEY; from the coding sequence ATGTTGAAACAAGGTGATATTATTAAAGTAAATTTCAATCCTCAAAAGGGGCATGAGCAAGCAGGGTATAGACCAGCTGTAATTATCAGCAATGATTTTTTCAATGCAAAAACGAATTTAGCCATTGTTTGCCCTATTACTAATACTGATAATAAATTTCCTTTGCACATTCCTTTACAGGGAAAAACCAAGACAACAGGTGTTATTTTATGTGAGCATGTGAAAACGCTTGATTTAAATGCAAGGCAATATTCTTTTGTTGAAAAACTTCCCAAAGAGTTATTGAAACAAGTTATTGATATTGTGTTTTCTGAAATTGAATATTAA
- a CDS encoding AbrB/MazE/SpoVT family DNA-binding domain-containing protein — MSVVTLQKWGNSQGFRIPKTILESLEWQENEQFSIAAKKNKIIIEPVQKRKTIQELFADYEGNCESAEIDWGEPMGNEIC, encoded by the coding sequence ATGTCAGTCGTAACACTTCAGAAATGGGGAAATAGTCAAGGTTTTCGCATACCTAAAACTATTCTTGAGAGTTTGGAATGGCAGGAGAACGAGCAATTTTCCATAGCTGCCAAGAAAAATAAGATTATTATTGAACCTGTGCAGAAAAGAAAAACCATCCAAGAACTTTTTGCAGATTATGAAGGAAACTGTGAGTCTGCAGAAATTGATTGGGGCGAACCTATGGGAAATGAAATATGTTGA
- a CDS encoding N-acetylmuramoyl-L-alanine amidase, whose amino-acid sequence MREINKIIIHCSATKPTQDIGAAEIDMWHKKQGWDEIGYHFVIRRNGEIEKGRPLEIAGAHCKGQNKNSIGICLAGGIDENGRAENNFTDKQFQSLRNLAAKLKKEYPNAAIHGHNEFANKACPCFDVKEFFNEK is encoded by the coding sequence ATGAGAGAAATCAATAAAATAATCATCCACTGTTCCGCCACAAAGCCCACGCAAGACATCGGGGCGGCGGAAATTGACATGTGGCATAAAAAGCAGGGTTGGGATGAAATCGGCTATCATTTTGTGATCCGCAGGAACGGAGAAATCGAAAAGGGACGTCCTCTGGAAATCGCCGGGGCGCATTGCAAGGGACAAAACAAAAATTCAATCGGTATCTGCCTTGCGGGAGGCATTGACGAAAACGGCAGGGCGGAGAACAATTTTACGGATAAGCAGTTTCAATCCTTGCGAAACCTTGCGGCAAAACTCAAAAAAGAATATCCGAACGCCGCAATCCATGGACATAACGAGTTTGCAAACAAAGCTTGCCCCTGTTTCGATGTAAAAGAGTTTTTCAATGAAAAATAA
- a CDS encoding phage holin family protein, with amino-acid sequence MFFFCEYVLAFMHDIEIKISVSAFAAFISYHFGASEYLLALIQYLIFADFFLGAFRAKRNRRFSWFKAWIGFKKVVSLYLAVLIVGFACKAFDLTVQERVSFEYNGTFWFDLFLCVLILLNLASINHHLACFGFGINRWLDRIIFKYTGKLQTRLESEINKKIGQSFNNKE; translated from the coding sequence ATGTTCTTTTTTTGCGAGTATGTTTTGGCGTTTATGCACGACATCGAGATTAAAATCTCCGTGTCTGCGTTCGCAGCGTTCATTTCCTATCACTTCGGGGCGAGTGAGTATTTGCTCGCCCTCATCCAATATCTTATTTTTGCGGATTTCTTCCTGGGGGCTTTTCGCGCCAAGCGGAACAGGCGTTTTTCATGGTTCAAGGCGTGGATAGGGTTCAAGAAAGTGGTCAGCCTTTATTTGGCGGTTTTGATTGTGGGCTTCGCCTGCAAGGCGTTTGATTTGACCGTGCAGGAACGCGTAAGTTTTGAATACAACGGCACGTTTTGGTTCGATTTGTTTTTGTGCGTGCTTATTTTGCTGAACCTTGCGAGCATCAATCACCATTTGGCGTGTTTCGGCTTCGGAATCAACCGCTGGCTGGACAGAATCATTTTCAAATACACGGGAAAACTGCAGACACGGCTTGAAAGCGAAATCAACAAAAAAATAGGACAAAGTTTTAATAATAAGGAATAA
- a CDS encoding virion core protein, T7 gp14 family, producing the protein MCVPSTIATGISVLGSALSTANALSGQKAQAEHAKQQREQAFQNAKLAEDNARKALLEGEKEKEKIRLEQKALQSKKAVEYGAGNIDLAGGSPLAVLSDMAGQGEEYAQNAGEHARQKAKNYNTQAQGYVRQAGSKGGSNPFAAAQTVFSGLNSAAAAVQKTNFKRGPNYF; encoded by the coding sequence ATGTGTGTACCAAGCACAATAGCCACGGGCATAAGCGTGCTCGGTTCCGCTCTTAGCACGGCGAATGCGCTTTCCGGTCAAAAAGCGCAGGCGGAACATGCAAAGCAGCAGCGGGAGCAAGCGTTTCAAAATGCTAAGTTGGCGGAAGACAATGCCAGAAAAGCCCTTTTGGAAGGGGAAAAAGAAAAGGAAAAAATCAGATTGGAGCAAAAAGCGCTGCAAAGTAAAAAAGCCGTGGAATATGGCGCCGGGAATATCGACCTTGCGGGCGGAAGCCCTCTTGCCGTCCTTTCCGACATGGCGGGTCAAGGCGAAGAATACGCTCAAAACGCAGGTGAACATGCACGGCAGAAAGCGAAAAATTACAACACCCAAGCGCAAGGGTATGTCAGGCAGGCGGGGAGTAAAGGCGGTTCCAATCCTTTTGCAGCCGCTCAAACCGTTTTTTCCGGACTTAATTCTGCGGCTGCGGCGGTACAAAAAACAAATTTCAAGCGCGGTCCCAATTATTTTTAG
- a CDS encoding Bbp16 family capsid cement protein, with protein sequence MYLDAELLFSHVQKISTSQCSDKTLDLGVQEGGGMPVFPFVQIVEGFGGLVSLTVHIQSADSGKPLAELAEEDWRTILSSKPLPLAEIEKPCSVGFGSLPPRAGRYLRVFYEVEGAAAKGALTAGLVLDAHA encoded by the coding sequence ATGTATTTGGACGCAGAATTGCTTTTTTCCCATGTTCAGAAAATCAGCACAAGCCAATGTTCCGATAAAACGCTCGATCTCGGCGTGCAGGAGGGCGGCGGCATGCCTGTTTTTCCCTTCGTGCAAATTGTCGAGGGGTTCGGGGGCTTGGTTTCTTTAACCGTGCATATTCAGTCCGCCGACAGCGGCAAGCCTCTTGCCGAACTTGCGGAAGAAGACTGGCGGACTATCCTTTCAAGCAAACCTTTGCCTCTTGCGGAAATTGAAAAGCCTTGCTCCGTCGGTTTCGGTTCCCTGCCTCCCCGTGCGGGCAGGTATTTGCGCGTTTTTTACGAAGTCGAGGGCGCTGCCGCAAAAGGCGCCCTTACCGCGGGACTTGTGCTTGACGCGCACGCGTAG
- a CDS encoding major capsid protein, translating into MSANAVTLLDAAKRFDNTGKIAKLVEIMAQTNEILEDALWLEGNLPTGHRTTVRTGLPAAAWRILNYGVQPSKSTTKSIDDTCGMLEAYAEVDKSLADLNGASADWRMSEEAGFVEAMNQEMAKTLFYGDIHEEPQKFMGLSPRYNALSGFDCAENVLDFGGTGGANTSIWLCGWGEDTLHGIFPKGSQAGLQIKDLGEQTLLDDNGGHYQGYRSHFKWDCGLSLRDWRYAVRICNIDTASFADIINGSAASVGTNLIRLMIAAANKIPSANKAQMAWYMNRDVKTVLDIMAMEKANVQLSVDQIEGKPVTRFLGMPVRRVDALHNNEERLV; encoded by the coding sequence ATGAGCGCGAATGCAGTAACGCTGCTTGATGCGGCAAAGCGTTTCGACAACACGGGCAAGATTGCCAAACTGGTTGAAATCATGGCCCAAACCAATGAAATTTTGGAAGACGCCCTTTGGCTTGAGGGCAATTTGCCCACAGGACACAGAACCACCGTCCGCACCGGTCTGCCTGCCGCCGCATGGCGTATTTTGAACTATGGCGTTCAGCCAAGCAAAAGCACCACAAAAAGCATTGATGATACGTGCGGAATGCTGGAAGCGTATGCGGAAGTGGATAAATCCCTTGCGGATTTAAACGGTGCGAGCGCCGATTGGCGGATGAGCGAAGAAGCCGGTTTTGTGGAAGCGATGAACCAAGAAATGGCGAAAACCCTCTTTTATGGCGATATTCATGAGGAACCGCAAAAGTTCATGGGGCTCAGCCCTCGCTATAACGCCCTTTCAGGCTTTGACTGCGCGGAAAATGTCCTCGATTTCGGCGGAACAGGCGGCGCCAACACGTCAATCTGGCTTTGCGGTTGGGGCGAGGATACTCTGCACGGTATTTTCCCGAAAGGTTCGCAGGCGGGTCTGCAAATCAAAGATCTTGGCGAGCAGACGCTGCTTGATGACAATGGCGGGCATTATCAGGGCTACCGCAGCCATTTCAAATGGGATTGCGGGCTTTCCCTGCGTGACTGGCGTTACGCCGTGCGGATCTGCAATATCGATACGGCAAGCTTTGCGGATATTATCAACGGTTCGGCAGCTTCCGTCGGCACGAACCTGATCCGCCTCATGATTGCCGCCGCAAACAAAATTCCTTCCGCCAACAAGGCGCAAATGGCATGGTATATGAACAGGGACGTCAAAACCGTTTTGGACATCATGGCTATGGAAAAAGCCAATGTCCAGCTTTCCGTCGATCAAATCGAAGGCAAACCCGTGACCCGTTTCCTAGGCATGCCTGTCCGCCGCGTGGACGCTTTGCATAATAATGAGGAACGCCTTGTTTAA